The Streptomyces cynarae genome contains a region encoding:
- a CDS encoding NADH-quinone oxidoreductase subunit A — MPHPTAVAVVAADYFQSYSVVGLLAVVGVLFVAVAFGAGRLLRPVVPTPEKLLTYECGVDPVGEGWAHTQVRYYVYAFLYVIFAVDSIFLFPWATVFADPRYGATTLVEMFVFLGFLAVGLLYAYKKGVLTWT, encoded by the coding sequence GTGCCGCATCCGACCGCCGTCGCTGTCGTGGCGGCGGACTACTTCCAGTCCTACTCCGTCGTCGGGCTGCTCGCCGTCGTCGGCGTGCTCTTCGTCGCCGTCGCCTTCGGCGCGGGCCGGCTGCTGCGCCCCGTCGTGCCCACGCCTGAGAAGCTGCTGACGTACGAGTGCGGCGTCGACCCCGTCGGCGAGGGCTGGGCCCACACGCAGGTCCGCTACTACGTCTACGCGTTCCTGTACGTGATCTTCGCGGTGGACTCGATCTTCCTCTTCCCGTGGGCCACGGTCTTCGCCGATCCGCGGTACGGGGCGACCACCCTCGTGGAGATGTTCGTCTTCCTCGGCTTCCTGGCCGTGGGACTGCTCTATGCGTACAAGAAGGGGGTCCTGACATGGACGTGA
- a CDS encoding 4Fe-4S binding protein produces the protein MTKKSVTEQYPDAQPALPPRSRGVIGLFEENCTVCMLCARECPDWCIYIDSHKETVPPTAPGGRERSRNVLDRFAIDFSLCMYCGICIEVCPFDALFWSPEFEYAETDIRDLTHERDKLREWMWTVPAPPALDPGAEEPKEMAAARKTAEKLAAAQAEPAEPADHEEPAEPQGGES, from the coding sequence ATGACGAAGAAGTCCGTCACCGAGCAGTACCCCGACGCCCAGCCCGCGCTCCCGCCCCGCAGCCGCGGTGTCATCGGCCTGTTCGAGGAGAACTGCACGGTCTGCATGCTGTGCGCCCGCGAGTGCCCGGACTGGTGCATCTACATCGACTCCCACAAGGAGACGGTCCCGCCCACCGCCCCCGGCGGCCGTGAACGCAGCCGCAACGTCCTGGACCGCTTCGCCATCGACTTCTCCCTCTGCATGTACTGCGGTATCTGCATCGAGGTCTGCCCCTTCGACGCACTGTTCTGGTCCCCGGAGTTCGAGTACGCCGAGACCGACATCCGCGACCTCACCCACGAGCGCGACAAGCTCCGCGAGTGGATGTGGACCGTGCCGGCCCCGCCCGCCCTGGACCCGGGCGCCGAGGAGCCGAAGGAGATGGCGGCAGCCCGCAAGACCGCCGAGAAGCTGGCCGCCGCGCAGGCCGAGCCCGCAGAGCCCGCAGACCACGAAGAGCCCGCCGAGCCGCAGGGAGGAGAGTCGTGA
- a CDS encoding NADH-quinone oxidoreductase subunit J family protein, whose protein sequence is MNTPSAALTTAAAASHGFLSPTGVEIAFLLVGLVTFGAALVTVTTRQLVHAALWLVVTLGGLAVEYLLLTAEFIAWVQVLIYVGSVVVLLLFGLMLTKAPIGRSPDADSGNRWAALTVAVAAAAALVWVVVDAFRTTWVDLGGAASGSTKVTGASLFQNWVLPFEALSVLLLAALVGAIVLSRKAKADAAATPANAPATPDTRSEKEGVR, encoded by the coding sequence GTGAACACCCCCTCCGCCGCGCTGACCACCGCCGCCGCGGCCTCGCACGGCTTCCTCTCCCCGACCGGCGTCGAGATCGCCTTCCTCCTCGTCGGTCTGGTCACCTTCGGCGCCGCCCTGGTCACCGTCACCACCCGGCAGCTGGTGCACGCCGCCCTGTGGCTCGTGGTCACCCTTGGCGGGCTCGCCGTCGAGTACCTCCTGCTCACCGCCGAGTTCATCGCCTGGGTGCAGGTCCTCATCTACGTCGGCTCCGTCGTCGTCCTCCTTCTGTTCGGTCTGATGCTCACCAAGGCCCCCATCGGCCGTTCCCCGGACGCCGACTCCGGCAACCGGTGGGCCGCCCTCACCGTGGCCGTCGCCGCCGCGGCCGCCCTGGTATGGGTGGTCGTCGACGCCTTCCGCACCACCTGGGTCGACCTCGGCGGCGCCGCCTCCGGCTCCACCAAGGTCACCGGCGCGAGCCTCTTCCAGAACTGGGTCCTCCCCTTCGAGGCCCTCTCCGTCCTCCTCCTCGCCGCACTGGTCGGCGCGATCGTCCTGTCCCGCAAGGCGAAGGCGGACGCGGCGGCCACCCCCGCGAACGCCCCGGCCACCCCGGACACCCGGAGCGAGAAGGAAGGCGTCCGCTGA
- a CDS encoding NADH-quinone oxidoreductase subunit B, with the protein MDVNPSTTEATESTEATGPVLLPEPKRLGALARLAPEPMKVILNWGRRYSLWVFNFGLACCAIEFIAASMARHDFIRLGVIPFAPGPRQADLMVVSGTVTDKMAPAVKRLYEQMPEPKYVISFGACSNCGGPYWDSYSVTKGVDQIIPVDVYVPGCPPRPEALLQGILKLQEKIARESLGERYGSSRPSTAALQSGLVQPPSSAPGPDQREGR; encoded by the coding sequence ATGGACGTGAACCCCTCGACGACCGAGGCCACCGAATCCACCGAGGCCACCGGCCCTGTGCTGCTTCCGGAGCCCAAGAGGCTGGGCGCACTGGCCCGCCTCGCTCCCGAGCCGATGAAGGTGATCCTGAACTGGGGACGCCGCTACTCGCTCTGGGTCTTCAACTTCGGCCTCGCCTGCTGCGCGATCGAGTTCATCGCCGCGTCCATGGCCCGCCACGACTTCATCCGCCTCGGAGTCATCCCGTTCGCGCCGGGCCCGCGCCAGGCCGACCTGATGGTGGTGTCCGGCACGGTCACGGACAAGATGGCCCCGGCCGTCAAACGCCTTTACGAGCAGATGCCCGAGCCGAAGTACGTCATCTCCTTCGGCGCGTGCTCGAACTGCGGCGGCCCGTACTGGGACTCCTACTCCGTCACCAAGGGCGTCGACCAGATCATCCCGGTGGACGTGTACGTCCCCGGCTGCCCCCCGCGTCCCGAGGCGCTGCTCCAGGGCATCCTCAAGCTCCAGGAGAAGATCGCGCGCGAGTCGCTGGGGGAGCGGTACGGCTCCTCGCGGCCGTCCACCGCGGCCCTGCAGAGCGGCCTGGTCCAGCCGCCGTCCTCGGCCCCCGGACCGGATCAGCGGGAGGGGCGATGA
- the nuoK gene encoding NADH-quinone oxidoreductase subunit NuoK, giving the protein MHLAYPAVLSALLFCTGLYGVLARRNAILVLMSVELMLNAVNLNLVAFDVWLSRAARETLHSGQALTLFTIAIAAAEIGIGLAIVLAVYRNRGTSDIDRLRDTAEGHDGETPAAEKAEATA; this is encoded by the coding sequence ATGCACCTCGCCTATCCCGCCGTGCTCTCCGCCCTCCTGTTCTGCACGGGCCTGTACGGCGTCCTCGCCCGCCGCAACGCGATCCTCGTCCTGATGTCGGTCGAGCTGATGCTCAACGCCGTCAACCTCAACCTCGTCGCCTTCGACGTCTGGCTGAGCCGTGCCGCCCGCGAGACGCTGCACTCCGGACAGGCCCTGACCCTGTTCACCATCGCCATCGCCGCCGCCGAGATCGGCATCGGCCTCGCGATCGTCCTCGCCGTGTACCGCAACCGCGGCACCTCGGACATCGACCGGCTCCGCGACACCGCCGAGGGCCACGACGGCGAGACCCCTGCGGCTGAGAAGGCTGAGGCCACCGCGTGA
- a CDS encoding NADH-quinone oxidoreductase subunit 5 family protein, whose amino-acid sequence MTTTTLAVLVPLLPFLGAAAGLLLGRTVPGSVRPLAVLPTLASLVLAVLVAARQGGGRALDAATELTPTGSVPIELALHIDGFAALVAVLVGTVATCVQLYSTGYLRDDPRYPSYAALVSLFTSAMFLVVYSGDLIVLLVGWEVMGICSYFLVGHYWETPEARAASLKAFLVTKLGDVPFLIGLFALATDAGSFRITHVLGAVASGGLHHPTVVALLLLAGVAGKSAQFPLHTWLPDAMAGPTPVSALIHAATMVAAGVYFIARLLPVFQASSAAMVVLAVMAAVTMAGSALAALAQDDIKRVLAYSTIGQLGYMTGALAVGDRGAAVFHLLSHGAFKALLFLAAGVIIHAAGTNSLAAMSRMSDLRDRIPDAFWTMTVALLALAAIPPFSGFFSKESVLGAAERVAIGHTENAPGAAGWIVLVTGLVTALLTAAYATRLWLLAFRGHGAKAPDHGKQPLVMNAVLWVLAAPSIAFGLAYRVLPDWFDGRSLTPTLTTSVLGTGLALVGALVTYGAWRHTTALADRVPLGAVAAHPEADAGLVEAEAIASHVPAYGDIAYAPDPADPGRLLLGPLHRHAAEGFHLDAVYDWLFVRPVRAGASLVQFLDREVVETYVRGAGAVPRLLGAAVRRAQTGNVQTYVSALLAGTVVLAVAALLVATGA is encoded by the coding sequence GTGACCACGACCACCCTCGCCGTCCTCGTACCCCTCCTTCCGTTCCTCGGCGCGGCGGCAGGCCTGCTCCTCGGACGCACGGTCCCCGGATCGGTCCGCCCGCTCGCCGTCCTGCCGACCCTCGCCTCACTCGTCCTCGCCGTGCTGGTGGCCGCCCGCCAGGGCGGAGGCCGGGCCCTCGACGCCGCCACCGAGCTCACCCCCACCGGCTCGGTCCCGATCGAACTCGCCCTGCACATCGACGGCTTCGCCGCCCTCGTCGCCGTCCTGGTCGGCACCGTCGCCACCTGCGTGCAGCTCTACTCGACGGGCTACCTGCGCGACGACCCGCGCTACCCCTCCTACGCCGCTCTGGTCTCCCTGTTCACCTCCGCGATGTTCCTCGTCGTCTACTCGGGCGACCTGATCGTGCTGCTGGTCGGCTGGGAAGTCATGGGCATCTGCTCCTACTTCCTCGTCGGCCATTACTGGGAGACCCCGGAGGCCCGCGCCGCCTCCCTCAAGGCCTTCCTGGTCACCAAGCTCGGCGACGTTCCCTTCCTGATCGGGCTGTTCGCGCTCGCCACCGATGCCGGCTCCTTCCGCATCACCCACGTCCTCGGCGCCGTCGCGAGCGGCGGACTGCACCACCCGACCGTCGTCGCCCTGCTGCTCCTGGCCGGCGTGGCGGGCAAGTCGGCGCAGTTCCCGCTGCACACCTGGCTCCCCGACGCGATGGCGGGCCCGACGCCCGTCTCCGCGCTGATCCACGCCGCGACGATGGTCGCCGCCGGTGTCTACTTCATCGCCCGTCTCCTCCCGGTCTTCCAGGCCTCCTCGGCCGCCATGGTCGTCCTCGCCGTGATGGCCGCCGTCACCATGGCCGGCTCGGCGCTCGCCGCGCTCGCCCAGGACGACATCAAGCGCGTCCTCGCCTACTCGACGATCGGCCAGCTCGGCTACATGACCGGCGCCCTCGCCGTCGGCGACCGCGGTGCCGCCGTCTTCCACCTCCTGTCCCACGGCGCCTTCAAGGCGCTGCTGTTCCTCGCCGCCGGCGTGATCATCCACGCCGCCGGAACCAACTCGCTGGCCGCCATGTCCCGCATGAGTGACCTGCGCGACCGCATCCCCGACGCCTTCTGGACGATGACCGTGGCGCTTCTCGCGCTCGCCGCGATCCCCCCGTTCTCCGGCTTCTTCTCCAAGGAGTCCGTCCTGGGCGCCGCCGAGCGCGTCGCCATCGGCCACACCGAAAACGCCCCCGGCGCCGCGGGCTGGATCGTGCTCGTCACCGGCCTGGTCACGGCTCTGCTCACCGCCGCGTACGCCACCCGGCTGTGGCTGCTCGCCTTCCGCGGCCACGGAGCCAAGGCCCCCGACCACGGCAAGCAGCCGCTGGTCATGAACGCCGTGCTGTGGGTGCTCGCCGCCCCGTCGATCGCGTTCGGCCTCGCCTACCGTGTCCTGCCCGACTGGTTCGACGGACGCTCCCTGACGCCGACACTCACCACGTCCGTCCTCGGCACGGGCCTCGCCCTGGTCGGCGCACTCGTGACCTACGGCGCCTGGCGGCACACCACCGCACTCGCGGACCGCGTCCCGCTGGGTGCCGTCGCAGCCCACCCCGAGGCGGACGCCGGCCTGGTCGAGGCCGAGGCCATCGCAAGCCACGTGCCCGCGTACGGCGACATCGCCTACGCGCCCGACCCCGCCGACCCGGGGCGCCTCCTGCTCGGCCCGTTGCACCGCCACGCGGCCGAGGGCTTCCACCTGGACGCCGTGTACGACTGGCTCTTCGTCCGTCCCGTCAGGGCCGGGGCGAGCCTCGTGCAGTTCCTGGACCGGGAGGTCGTCGAGACCTACGTACGCGGCGCGGGCGCCGTGCCCCGCCTGCTCGGGGCCGCCGTGCGGCGCGCCCAGACCGGCAACGTGCAGACCTATGTGAGCGCGCTGCTCGCCGGCACCGTCGTCCTGGCGGTGGCCGCCCTCCTCGTCGCCACGGGAGCGTGA
- a CDS encoding NADH-quinone oxidoreductase subunit C has protein sequence MTAVGWLPASAEDLFGPEATAEESYEVLTVDVTPTGWTEALRVARDELGCTYFDWLSAVDEPGTGLRVSAHVVALSPVRRLLVRTTVPHEAPVLPSAVDVYAGAAWHERETHEMFGITFEGHPALDHLLLPEGFEGHPLRKDFVLAARVAKAWPGAKEPGESDHGGPKRRQMLPPGVPDPNEWGPLKGQLPRPPPARPEPQAERRANAPYAAPARQRRAPRARHPPQASPRRRQRHRGVPAACRRVRPRSVPLRTRHRRLRALHGVPAARRRARPRSVPLRTRHRRLRALHGVPAARRRARPRNGPRAVPSRRLPPLGRAVRGVPPRVRLPSAPRPRQPRARPGGPPPPPQLGRPWHHARPAFDEPEPAAPEHPEKPATEPEKPAAGPAKPAAGPAKPAAGPAKPAAEPASPAPQAAEADTAPAAEPGAGGGEAHGGEARPDDTRPGGAQQPPKSPNKSPNPEDPPGGTQ, from the coding sequence ATGACCGCCGTCGGCTGGCTGCCCGCGTCCGCCGAGGATCTCTTCGGCCCTGAGGCCACGGCCGAGGAGTCGTACGAGGTCCTGACCGTCGACGTGACCCCGACGGGCTGGACCGAGGCGCTCCGGGTCGCGCGCGACGAGCTGGGCTGCACGTACTTCGACTGGTTGAGCGCGGTCGACGAACCGGGCACGGGCCTGCGCGTCTCTGCCCACGTGGTGGCCCTTTCCCCGGTCCGCCGCCTCCTCGTCCGTACGACCGTTCCGCACGAGGCCCCGGTCCTGCCCTCCGCCGTGGACGTCTACGCGGGCGCCGCCTGGCACGAACGCGAGACCCACGAGATGTTCGGCATCACCTTCGAGGGCCACCCGGCGCTGGACCACCTGCTCCTGCCCGAGGGCTTCGAAGGCCACCCGCTGCGCAAGGACTTCGTGCTGGCGGCCCGGGTCGCCAAGGCATGGCCCGGTGCAAAGGAACCGGGCGAGTCCGACCATGGTGGCCCCAAGCGCCGCCAGATGCTGCCCCCGGGCGTCCCCGACCCGAACGAGTGGGGCCCCCTCAAGGGCCAGCTTCCCCGGCCCCCGCCCGCCCGGCCCGAGCCGCAGGCCGAGCGGCGGGCGAACGCCCCGTACGCCGCACCCGCACGGCAGCGGAGGGCTCCGCGAGCCAGGCACCCGCCGCAGGCGAGCCCACGGAGACGGCAGCGCCACCGCGGCGTGCCCGCAGCGTGTCGCAGGGTTCGGCCTCGCAGCGTGCCGCTGAGGACACGGCACCGACGGCTCCGGGCGCTCCACGGCGTGCCCGCAGCGCGTCGCAGGGCTCGGCCTCGCAGCGTGCCGCTGAGGACACGGCACCGACGGCTCCGGGCGCTCCACGGCGTGCCCGCAGCGCGTCGCAGGGCTCGGCCTCGCAACGGGCCGAGGGCGGTGCCGAGCCGACGGCTCCCTCCGCTGGGCCGCGCCGTGCGCGGAGTGCCTCCGAGGGTTCGGCTTCCCAGCGCGCCGAGGCCCCGGCAGCCGAGGGCACGCCCCGGAGGCCCGCCCCCGCCCCCGCAGCTCGGACGCCCCTGGCACCACGCCCGCCCGGCCTTCGACGAGCCGGAGCCCGCCGCCCCGGAGCATCCGGAGAAGCCCGCGACCGAACCGGAGAAGCCCGCGGCCGGACCGGCGAAGCCCGCGGCCGGACCGGCGAAGCCCGCGGCCGGACCGGCGAAGCCCGCGGCCGAACCCGCGAGCCCCGCGCCCCAAGCCGCGGAAGCCGACACCGCTCCCGCGGCGGAGCCCGGCGCGGGCGGCGGCGAAGCCCACGGTGGCGAAGCCCGTCCCGACGACACCCGGCCCGGCGGCGCGCAGCAGCCCCCGAAGTCCCCGAACAAGTCCCCGAACCCAGAAGACCCCCCAGGAGGCACGCAGTGA
- a CDS encoding sensor histidine kinase, whose translation MNERSKSQGLLGGEQPPPVRLALDGDTWREIAHLLANLPMSLIGFTYVVTVLSTGGALTVTVIGVPLLAAGLLGARQLGKLERARARALLGVRVEEPTPLTLRKSGGMVQWLSMTLKDPVGWRTLLYDFVRLPWGILSFTVTFMSLFVLWPVLPLLARGLSNVDRAMVRGLLSPSDELERRIAELESDRGVVVDTAAADLRRIERDLHDGAQARLVNLAMGLGLAKEKLLEDPDSAAAMVDEAHGEVKLALQELRDLARGIHPAVLTDRGLDAALSAVATRCTVPVKVTVDLGARPAAAIEGIAYFTVSELLQNISKHSRARSASVEVWRADERLLIQVSDDGRGGAHLDGGTGMAGLAERLDAVDGLFVVDSPVGGPTTITAELPWRDRGDEGRRRR comes from the coding sequence ATGAACGAACGCAGTAAGAGCCAGGGCCTGCTCGGCGGCGAGCAGCCGCCGCCCGTGCGCCTGGCCCTCGACGGGGACACCTGGCGGGAGATCGCGCATCTGCTGGCGAACCTGCCGATGTCGCTGATCGGGTTCACCTACGTGGTCACGGTGCTGTCCACAGGAGGGGCGCTGACGGTGACCGTGATCGGTGTCCCGCTGCTCGCGGCCGGCCTGCTGGGCGCGCGGCAGCTGGGCAAGCTGGAGCGGGCGCGGGCCAGGGCGCTGCTCGGGGTGCGGGTGGAGGAGCCGACTCCGCTGACGCTGCGCAAGAGCGGCGGGATGGTGCAGTGGCTGTCGATGACCCTGAAGGACCCGGTGGGCTGGCGGACTCTCCTCTACGACTTCGTCCGGCTGCCCTGGGGGATCCTGAGCTTCACGGTGACGTTCATGTCGCTGTTCGTACTGTGGCCGGTTCTGCCGTTGCTCGCGCGGGGGCTCAGCAATGTGGACCGGGCGATGGTGCGCGGTCTGCTGTCCCCCTCCGACGAGCTGGAGCGGCGTATCGCCGAACTGGAGTCCGACCGCGGGGTGGTGGTGGACACGGCGGCGGCCGATCTGCGGCGCATCGAGCGCGATCTGCACGACGGAGCGCAGGCGCGCCTGGTGAACCTGGCGATGGGGCTCGGCCTCGCCAAGGAGAAGCTGCTCGAGGACCCGGACTCGGCGGCGGCGATGGTCGACGAGGCGCATGGCGAGGTGAAGCTGGCGCTGCAGGAGCTGCGGGACCTCGCCCGCGGCATCCATCCGGCGGTCCTCACCGACCGCGGCCTCGACGCCGCGCTGTCGGCGGTCGCCACGCGCTGCACGGTGCCGGTGAAGGTCACCGTGGACCTCGGTGCGAGACCGGCCGCGGCGATCGAGGGCATCGCCTACTTCACGGTCTCCGAGCTTCTGCAGAACATCAGCAAGCACAGCCGGGCCAGGTCCGCCTCCGTGGAGGTCTGGCGGGCGGACGAACGGCTGCTCATCCAGGTGTCGGACGACGGCCGCGGGGGCGCGCACCTCGACGGCGGCACGGGCATGGCGGGGCTCGCGGAGCGGCTGGACGCGGTCGACGGGCTGTTCGTCGTCGACTCGCCGGTGGGCGGTCCGACGACGATCACGGCGGAGCTGCCGTGGCGGGACCGCGGGGACGAGGGACGGCGGCGGAGGTAG
- a CDS encoding NADH-quinone oxidoreductase subunit M has product MIDISESVMQFLLAFVVVAPLIGALAALLPAPPGLKGKSPGQAVLRHGVTVTGAVLIAAIALALGFDHDHPSTMQASTDISWIPALDVRIHLGIDGISLPLLVLTALLTFLCALYSYFKMPSGPSPKAFVALLLVLESGTLATFAVLDLLLFFLAFEMVLIPMYFLIARWGGEGRTRAAWRFILFTLLGSVVMLLGLLLIGLKAGTFDMLALATDNGRSLTTSVQVIAVLAVGIGLAVKAPMWPLHSWLPDAHTAAPTVGSVLLAGVLLKMGTYGFVRILLPVAPQGFHTFAPYLAAFAVVGIIYGSLACLALAKRGAKGDLKRLIAYSSVGHMGFVLLGVATTTPTGVNGALFANIAHGLITGLLFFLVGALKDRTGTTDLDTLAQKTGAALYGRAPRLGGLIAFGAVASLGLPGLAGFWGEMLAMFGAFKPAADLSRPAFLTFMAIAAFGTLLTAAYMLIVVRRVCMGAVPQETPELADVHTYEFAAWTPLVVLTVLAGLWPRALLGLTDPAVQQLLAGGTR; this is encoded by the coding sequence GTGATCGATATCAGCGAGTCCGTGATGCAGTTCCTTCTGGCATTCGTCGTCGTCGCGCCGCTCATCGGCGCGCTCGCCGCCCTCCTTCCCGCCCCGCCCGGACTGAAGGGGAAGTCGCCAGGGCAGGCCGTGCTGCGGCACGGCGTGACCGTCACCGGCGCGGTGCTCATCGCCGCGATCGCCCTCGCGCTCGGCTTCGACCACGACCACCCGTCGACGATGCAGGCCAGCACCGACATCAGCTGGATCCCCGCACTCGACGTGCGGATCCACCTCGGCATCGACGGCATCTCCCTCCCCCTTCTGGTGCTGACCGCGCTGCTGACCTTCCTCTGCGCGCTCTACTCGTACTTCAAGATGCCTTCGGGCCCGTCCCCCAAGGCCTTCGTCGCCCTGCTGCTCGTCCTCGAGTCCGGCACGCTCGCGACCTTCGCCGTCCTCGACCTGCTGCTGTTCTTCCTCGCGTTCGAGATGGTCCTCATCCCGATGTACTTCCTCATCGCCCGCTGGGGCGGCGAGGGCCGGACCCGGGCCGCGTGGCGGTTCATCCTCTTCACGCTGCTCGGCTCCGTCGTCATGCTGCTCGGCCTGCTCCTGATCGGACTCAAGGCGGGCACGTTCGACATGCTGGCACTCGCCACTGACAACGGCCGGTCGCTCACCACATCCGTGCAGGTCATCGCCGTTCTGGCGGTGGGGATCGGGCTCGCGGTCAAGGCACCGATGTGGCCGCTGCACAGCTGGCTGCCCGACGCCCACACCGCGGCGCCGACGGTCGGCTCGGTCCTGCTGGCCGGAGTCCTGCTGAAGATGGGCACGTACGGGTTCGTGCGGATCCTCCTTCCGGTGGCGCCCCAGGGCTTCCACACGTTCGCGCCGTACCTCGCCGCCTTCGCCGTCGTAGGGATCATCTACGGATCCCTCGCCTGCCTCGCCCTCGCCAAGCGAGGCGCGAAGGGCGACCTCAAGCGGCTCATCGCCTACTCCTCCGTCGGCCACATGGGCTTCGTACTGCTCGGCGTCGCGACGACCACCCCGACCGGCGTCAACGGCGCGCTGTTCGCCAACATCGCCCACGGCCTCATCACCGGCCTGCTGTTCTTCCTGGTCGGCGCGCTGAAGGACCGCACCGGCACCACCGACCTCGACACCCTGGCCCAGAAGACCGGCGCCGCCCTCTACGGCAGGGCCCCCCGTCTCGGCGGCCTGATCGCCTTCGGCGCCGTCGCCTCGCTGGGCCTGCCGGGCCTCGCCGGGTTCTGGGGCGAGATGCTCGCGATGTTCGGCGCGTTCAAGCCCGCCGCCGACCTCAGCCGCCCCGCCTTCCTCACGTTCATGGCGATCGCCGCGTTCGGCACGCTGCTCACGGCCGCGTACATGCTCATCGTGGTGCGGCGCGTGTGCATGGGAGCCGTACCCCAGGAGACTCCCGAGCTCGCCGACGTCCACACGTACGAGTTCGCGGCCTGGACGCCGCTCGTCGTCCTCACCGTCCTCGCCGGCCTGTGGCCCAGGGCACTCCTCGGCCTGACCGACCCGGCCGTGCAGCAGCTCCTCGCAGGAGGCACCCGATGA
- a CDS encoding complex I subunit 1/NuoH family protein, with product MNGALDVGLRLLVVFVVFLTFPLIVGQTEHKVMAHMQGRLGPMYAGGFHGWAQLVADGVKFAQKEDVVPAGADRRIFQMAPAVALLPYLLVLLAIPIGPSEGAVGQVVDAGIFFVLAVMGVGVLGSLMAGWASANKFSLLGGLRTAAQLLAYELPMLLAAASVAMAAGTVSLPGILDAFHWWWLPWQIVGAIVFFVAGLAELQRPPFDMPVADSEIIFGAYTEYTGLRFALFLLAEYAGIIVLCGLTTVLFLGGWHGPWGADGLGWVWTLLKTAILAFVVIWLRVTYPRLREDQLQKLSWTLLIPLSLAQIALTGIVKVVIS from the coding sequence GTGAACGGCGCTCTCGACGTCGGCCTGCGACTCCTCGTCGTGTTCGTCGTCTTCCTCACCTTCCCCCTGATCGTCGGCCAGACCGAACACAAGGTCATGGCCCATATGCAAGGCCGCCTCGGCCCCATGTACGCGGGCGGCTTCCACGGCTGGGCCCAGCTCGTCGCCGACGGCGTGAAGTTCGCGCAGAAGGAGGACGTCGTCCCGGCGGGCGCGGACCGCCGTATCTTCCAGATGGCCCCCGCCGTGGCCCTGCTGCCGTACCTCCTCGTCCTCCTCGCCATCCCGATCGGCCCGAGCGAGGGCGCCGTCGGCCAGGTCGTCGACGCGGGCATCTTCTTCGTCCTCGCCGTCATGGGCGTCGGCGTCCTCGGCTCCCTCATGGCGGGGTGGGCCTCCGCCAACAAGTTCTCCCTCCTCGGCGGCCTCCGCACCGCCGCCCAGCTCCTCGCCTACGAACTCCCCATGCTGCTCGCCGCCGCCTCGGTGGCCATGGCGGCGGGCACCGTCTCGCTCCCCGGCATCCTCGACGCCTTCCACTGGTGGTGGCTGCCCTGGCAGATCGTCGGCGCGATCGTCTTCTTCGTCGCCGGCCTCGCCGAGCTGCAACGCCCGCCCTTCGACATGCCCGTCGCCGACTCGGAGATCATCTTCGGTGCGTACACCGAGTACACCGGCCTCCGTTTCGCCCTGTTCCTGCTCGCCGAGTACGCCGGGATCATCGTCCTGTGCGGACTGACCACCGTCCTCTTCCTGGGCGGCTGGCACGGCCCATGGGGCGCCGACGGCCTCGGCTGGGTCTGGACGCTGCTGAAGACCGCGATCCTCGCCTTCGTGGTCATCTGGCTGCGCGTCACCTACCCCCGGCTGCGCGAGGACCAGCTCCAGAAGCTCTCCTGGACCCTTCTCATCCCCCTGTCCCTCGCCCAGATCGCCCTCACCGGCATCGTCAAGGTGGTGATCTCCTAG